From one Anguilla rostrata isolate EN2019 chromosome 12, ASM1855537v3, whole genome shotgun sequence genomic stretch:
- the sptssb gene encoding serine palmitoyltransferase small subunit B: protein MDVKNLKEYLCWLYYQYLLITGIYVLEPWEQSIFNTVFFTMVAMVIYTSYVFVPIHVRLALEFFSGLCGGQEESTVALMN from the coding sequence ATGGATGTGAAGAACCTGAAGGAGTACCTGTGCTGGCTGTACTACCAGTACCTGCTCATCACGGGGATCTACGTCCTGGAGCCGTGGGAGCAGTCCATCTTCAACACGGTCTTCTTCACCATGGTCGCCATGGTGATCTACACGTCCTACGTCTTCGTGCCCATCCACGTGCGCCTGGCGCTGGAGTTCTTCTCAGGGCTGtgtggggggcaggaggagagcaCGGTGGCCCTCATGAACTAA